CAACCCATCTTCATCCCCAGTTCCTAAATAAGAGCACCAAGGGTAAGGCACGTCAGTCATCTTTTATCTGTGTTCCTATCAAAATTGGTAAGGCTGTGGCGGGCGCGTTAAGTATTGAGCTGCCTATCGCTGCGGAAACGGATCTTGTCGAAATAGAGCAGATGCTGTCTATTGTGGCATCGATGATTGCGCATGTCGTGAAGCTTCGTCAGCAGACGCAGGAAAGCCGTCAGCAGCTGGAAAATGAGAATGAGCGGCTCAAACAAGAGTTGGCCGAACGTTTCAGACCGTCCAATATTATTGGTAATTCCCATGAAATGAAGGGCGTCTATGCCCGCATTGCTCAGGTTTCTAAAACGCCTACCACGGTGTTGATACAAGGAGAAACCGGAACGGGTAAGGAGCTGGTGGCGCATGCGATTCACTACAACAGCAACCGGGCGAATAAGCCCTTTGTGAAAGTGCACTGTGCCGCCCTGCCGGAATCGATTATTGAAAGCGAGCTTTTCGGTCACGAAAAAGGCGCGTTTACCAGTGCCGTGAGCCGTCGGATCGGCCGCTTTGAAATGGCCCATGGCGGAACATTGTTTTTGGATGAGATTGGTGAGATTTCTGTTCCGTTACAAATTAAACTGCTGCGCGTTATTCAGGAGCGGGAATTCGAACGCGTGGGTGGAACCCAGACCGTTAAAGTGAATGTGCGTCTGATTGCTGCTACGAATCGAAATCTTTCGGATATGGTTCAGGCTGGTGATTTTCGTGAAGATCTGTTTTATCGGCTCAATGTTTTTCCTGTTTATGTGCCGCCGCTGCGCAAACGCAAGGCGGATATCGTGCTGCTTGCTGATTTTTTTATCGAAAAATACAACAAAGAAATGTCTAAGCGTGTAGCCCGGTTGTCCAGCCATGCCATCGATATGCTGATGGCGTATCATTGGCCCAGCAACGTCCGAGAACTGGAGAACTGTATGGAGCACGCCGTTCTTACGGCAGAATCAGAAGTGATTCATGGCCATAATCTGCCGCCTACGCTTCAGACCTCAGATGGCAGGGATATCGGACGTAGCGGGACGCTTCAGGAAATGGTGGAGGCCTATGAGGCCGACATTATCCGCGATGCGCTGAAAAGTGCACGAGGCAATATGGCGCAAGCCGCAAGGGATTTGGGGACGACCAAACGTATTATTGGCTACAAGGTGCATAACTACGGTATCAGTCCTAAGCAGTACTTATAGTAACGTATTGGTTTACAGACGATCTAGAGGACTCGTTCTATGAAGATTCATTTTCTGTGTTTGTTGCTTCTTGCAGTGGTCGCCGTGGGAGATCATTCCATACCGGCGGATAATCCACTGGCCAGTGAGGATGCCTATGCTGGTGGTACGATTACTGTGTTTGCGGGGCAGTTTCCGGAGAGCTATAATTACTATTTGTCCTTGAACAGCTTTTCTGCGGAACTGTTTGGTTCCATGTACGAGACGTTGCTGGATATGGATCCCGTGACGGCGGAATATATTCCGGGCCTCGCCTCATCGTGGATCATTTCGGAAGATAAGAAGACGTTTACTTTCCATATCGATGAACGGGCTAAATGGTCGGATGGGATGCCTGTCACTGCGGAAGATGTTTTATGGACGTTTAATACGATTCTCAAACCGGAAAACTTGACCGGGCCGCATAAGGTGGCATTGGAAACGTTTCTTCCGCCGGAAATTATCGACGAACGAACCATTGCCTTTACGGCAAACGATGTTCACTGGCGCAATCTCGGAGCCTGTGGCTCCTTTCAGATCCTCCCGAAACATGTCTATAAGAATCTTGATTTCAATAAAATCAATTTTGAACTGCCTGTGGTCTCCGGTCCGTATGCGCTGGGGAAAACCGTGGAGGGTTTTTCTGTCACTTTGAATCGCCGTTCTGACTGGTGGGCGCGC
The Spartobacteria bacterium DNA segment above includes these coding regions:
- a CDS encoding GAF domain-containing protein, encoding MSTSLKTGGLQQKYIELLYNISRILDTDVDMKNIFKPVLESLANQFGLDACTLTLLNRTTGEILTEATYGLSASEANLLRYRVGEGVTGKVFETGESQIIPATHLHPQFLNKSTKGKARQSSFICVPIKIGKAVAGALSIELPIAAETDLVEIEQMLSIVASMIAHVVKLRQQTQESRQQLENENERLKQELAERFRPSNIIGNSHEMKGVYARIAQVSKTPTTVLIQGETGTGKELVAHAIHYNSNRANKPFVKVHCAALPESIIESELFGHEKGAFTSAVSRRIGRFEMAHGGTLFLDEIGEISVPLQIKLLRVIQEREFERVGGTQTVKVNVRLIAATNRNLSDMVQAGDFREDLFYRLNVFPVYVPPLRKRKADIVLLADFFIEKYNKEMSKRVARLSSHAIDMLMAYHWPSNVRELENCMEHAVLTAESEVIHGHNLPPTLQTSDGRDIGRSGTLQEMVEAYEADIIRDALKSARGNMAQAARDLGTTKRIIGYKVHNYGISPKQYL